CTCACTCTTTGCTAACAGAAAAGCAAAAGATAATTTCCTCCTGTGGCAACTGAATTAATAGAGAGATAGAGCAGAAAACTGCTGCCAACTTCTTGTGTCAGATACCCTGGCGCTGAAAATAAGAAATCTGAAGCCAACGCAGGCTTGACGATTTATTTAAGATTAGCTTTGTAGGTGGCTTTAGGTATTACAACACCTAATGTAGGTTGTGTCCTTCTCTCTACAAccttggaaggaaaaaaatgttctaaaCAGGTCATGTCATAAAAGGATGGGGCTCCTTTTATTTGGCTAAGGGTGGAGGTGTTGATACTAAAACTCCTTGGAAACAAGATCTTGATTTAATACTGGTAACTTTTCCCAGTGCATATTTAGTATGAAATTGCGAGGTTTGTTTTGATTCACAAAAATGGCCATTTTAGGTGGCTCTGTGGTGCAATGGATAGCACATTGGACGTCTAGTGACAAAAAAAATGGCCATTTTATAAAACTAATTCAAATGTTCTTGAAGGGAAATGCTATCAAAACAGGATCTTAGGGGTGTGCTTGCGGCAccgcagttaagatgctgcttggtacATCTCTATGCCATATTGAAGGgtctggatttgagttccagccccactcccaattccagctttttttttttttttgtaagagttatttatttatttgaaagagtaacacacacacacacacacacacagagcaagcgagagagagcaagagagagagaatcttccatccattgtctcactccccagatagccttaacagtcagggctgggccaggccaaattcagtggtcagaagcttcatccaggtctccaatatgggtgaaaagggtccaaacacttgggccatcctctgctgctttcgccAGGACAttgatagggagctggatcagaagtggagcagccaggccacaaCCCATTGCCCAAATGCCACcaaaaggtggcagctttacccactatgccacaatgccagcccccatttccagcttcttgataacgtgcacaccctaggaggcagcaggtgatggacaaGGAGTTTGGTCCTTACCACTCAAAGAATAGACtcagaatgagttcccagctcctggtttcagcctggctcagctctggctgttgtgggcatacggggagtaaaccagtaaatggacgatctctcactgtctctctatctccctctctgtctctcagcctttcaaataaaacacaatTAAATAATTAGGAATTTAAAAAACCTATAATCTCAGAAACAATGGTTATTAGCTATGGCTCTCTGACAATACTTGTTTTCTGCTCCATATCATGGTTGAATAAAATTGTTCTCTCTCCGACTGTATTCGGAGCTCTGGTGGCAAGAACTTTCTATCTGTGGTCACACTCTGTGTGCTTTGCACTTGGTTGTGAATCATGGTAGGTACCCAGATATCTgtaacctgaaaaaaaaatatgagaaactTCAAAACAGGTCGGTGAAGTAGGTTTGGCCATTCCAAGTAGTACAAACTTTCCTCTCTAGTTTCAGAAAAGACCTAAGAGAGCACAAGATTTACTTATCATGGATGTCCTTATGAACTTGTCAAACAGAAGTGTTGCAATCCCCCCATCTAAGTTAAAATAAAACTGGATCAGAGCGAGGCAGAAGAGTGGTAACatggagaacagagagaaagatatctctttTCAAATGTGCTTTCCCAGAGGATTTCACCACGAAGTGTCCCAGGGTGACAACAACTCTCGTCATCCGTGTCTCTAGAGTGAGCAAGTTACCGGGAGGGAAACAAGCCAAACTGCTAATGGAAAACCTCACCTCATGCTGCCTTTAGTAATTTATTTCGCTATTATGTTGAATCATGCTTTAATTGTCATTACCATCTTATATTTATTAGGAAAGCAGAGCTCAGAAAAGTTAGGCGAATGTTCCCTGATTATGAGGCTCCTAAGTAGCTGGGCTGACACTTAATTCTCTCTATTTCCAAGGGCCGTGATCTTAACCCAGTGACTGggcacaaaaaaacaaacaaacaaacaaaaaaccaaaatcaacttCAAGAAGCAACAACATAGATCAGCCCTTGTATAGAATGTTGAGGAACACGTCTCTTAGTTTGCTTTactccattcattctttttttttttttctttttctttctttttctttttctttttctgataaaacaggagaggagcaggaagggggagggagactgggtgggagggaggctatggtgggaagaattactatgtatataatgtatttatgagatacatacaatttaaaaataaagaaagtgaaTTGAGTGGTAATTCTGACCACAAATCTCAGGAAGTTTTAGAGATTGAAAGAAAGCACCTTCACATTGTTTTCTGCTTAAAAACTATCAGTCTTTTCCATAAtgctcaaaatgaaaataatgtctgCTTCGAAAACCCACCTTGAGGGCTGCTGGCACTGGGGCCTGAGGAGGGGGCAGTACCTTCACTCAGACCCTGCACTTCTACCCAGGGACCTGGCCTTGGGGAGCAGGGACCTCCCTGGCAACCTCCCCAGAGGCCCTGAATCTGTTGGCTGGGACGCCCTGCACCCTGACGGCCTGGGGTTTGTCCTGCTGCCAGGGGGCCTTGTTCCACTCCCCACACCCAGGCtagcatgagtgtgtgtgtccgTGCTGAGCTTCTATTTCATATTGCAAATATAAAAAGAGGAAGATCGTTTAcctgcccccccaaaaaaagaaagaaaaagaaaagaaagaaaactgggaCAATAATCCTATAAACAGAAATGAATCTGCATCTTGCTGGAGCGTAACTTTTCCAGTAAAGAAAGAGCATTCTCGGGCTAATGCTAAAGACTGACAGGGCTCCTGTACTCATCCTTCCCCGGCTACCCAGCTCTAACGCTTCCCAGCTCGGGAAGAAGAGAAAGTGTTCACAACGGGGGATGCTGTTGTCCTCAAACCAGACGTGGCTATTGGGAAACTCTGAGTCCTGTAATACGCTGGTTTCAGGGACTCTAAGGTCCTGGGAACATTTTAATCAATATTCCTTTAGTATTGTTGAAGGCAGCTGAGAATGTTGCCAGTCACTGGAATTCAGGGATAAAAGTTTATATTTCTTGaatctataaaaaaaatctttattatagaaaaattaacTTACAAAATATTGTCTTTAATTAATGTCAGATCAAACACTTGGATAGCATaatgagtgttttaaaaataaaatctaaagaatTAACTCTTTAGCTCCTTATCAAAGACCTTAATTCGCAGGTAACCAACACCCTTCCTTTAGTTGctgaccagtagatggaaatcaTTGTTCCCACAGCCGTATGTGTACACACTGATGACCACATGAAGGGCAGAATGAGCCAGCCCATGGTAATGATGAGCTAGGAAAACACTTGTTGTGACTGTTTTCAGTGGAGTGGAATTTCAAACTCATTTTCTCCTTTGCAGGTTTGATTCTGATCCTGCCCTGCATAGATGTGTTTGTCAAAGTTGATCTCCGAACAGTTACATGCAACATTCCTCCACAAGAGGTAATGCTGGGTAAAggtaggagggtacttcaaaaagttgtgcagaaaacagaaataaaagtccATTTTGAAGTCTATctatagttttttcttaatacacattttccataaactttttgaagatcccttgcatTTTTAATCAAACTTATCTCTCCCATTACACTGACAACTGAAACCTTACAGAATGTTTTCAAATATAAGGTGGACAATGCACCGACTTCCCCCCCAAAACCTACTTATTTGACCAAGGTGGTTTCTGaaacttttgaaaaatgagaaggaagccaAGTGCAAGGGTAGAACTGAAGACTTGGAACAGCCCAGATGGGAGAAGTTCCGAGAGAAAACTTGCAACTGTCAGGAGAGCCGGAATGGAGGAGGAAACAGATCCCTGGAAGAGGCAGAAAAGTCACTGGACAGAGCCGCAGAATTGAACCTGGCCTGAGACAGTGGCATGTCATGATGTCCCTTTGCTTATGACTTTAAGTTGCATGTGTGTTTGGATGTGTCTGAGTAGGACAGCTCTGGGGACAGAGCGAAGGCCACACTCTTTCTAATACTTGAAGTGCTACAAATGATCAAACCATTAAGTGGGCCCTAGGGAAGAGGAACCGAGTGACTAATAATAATGACGTCACCCTGTCAGAACCCGAGTGatccaggaagaaaggaaaatccaAATAGGACCCAGGATGTGGGAGgacaaaggaagagggaaggcaaAAAGTCAACATTTGCGaataaatttcatttccttctccctGGCTCAGGAAACGCAATCAGGACCAAAAGTGCCACCTGCAGGCCGCTGTCGGGAACTGTAGAGCAGAAACTGGATTCAGGCAGGCCCAGGCCGAGAAGCGCTTGCAATGTGTGCTGACCTAGAGTGGGGCTTTTCTGTCTCCATAATAGACAGTTGTAGGTCTGGGTTTCATGATACACGCAGTAATCTCTCACTGGCTTCGAAACACCTGGCCACACACAAAAAGCTTCATGTCCAATCTTTGTAATGCTAAATCCATTTTTCGCTATTTGAATATAAACACGGTCTCTGGTGCCATCTATGGTTTCTAAGAAGTACTGCATCGTCAAGTCTTAGAAGCAAATAGATTAGCAAGAACACAATGTACTACCTCTGTTTAGAATTAAAAGGTGGTGGAGTCCCAGAAAGTTCCACTACTCTGTTGAGACTGGAAATATCTGCTCTCACCACTGCCAGCCAAGGGCTTCTGCCTATGCGATGTTAAGGCGTCTCTAAGGTGAAGTAACAGGTAGATATAGGCTATGTCTGTGCAGGAATTTTGGCATCAACTATGAAGATATTACACTTAAGCAAGGACAGGTGTCTGGTCAGTAATGCTGTCCTGTGGAGGAGGGCTCTTGGGCTGGCTGTCATTTCATCACTCGCTGTGAGCTTGCCCTGTTCTTGCTCTACAGATCCTCACCAGAGACTCTGTGACGACACAGGTGGATGGAGTCGTCTACTACAGAATCTACAGTGCGGTCTCGGCAGTGGCTAATGTCAACGATGTCCACCAGGCCACGTTTCTGCTGGCTCAGACCACTCTGAGAAACGTCTTAGGGACACAGACTTTGTCCCAGATTTTGTCAGGGCGGGAAGAGATTGCTCACAGCATCCAGGTAAAGGCTCCAAGAATGAAGAACCTGTGCTTTCAATCATTTCAGTGATCCGTGGTTATCAAGTGGTAGTCAGAGCATCCCCCACATGTGTGTTCTCACACATgcatactcacacacatgcatgaggGGAGCTTCAGCTTGCGATTTTATTTATCGATCATCACGAGGTACATATTTAAATATCTGGGTGGGAGAAGAGAGCTGCTGGAATTGTATTCTTAGCAATTTTCTTTGGAATTCAAAATTATGAATTAGTAGTGTGGCTTTTTCTGAAGAAGTCAGAGATGAGATTTATTTTAGTATAGATTACTCCAGAAGGGCTCGCATTTCCTAGGGTGTGTATTTATTCCTACATTCAGTAGAAGTATGAAAGTTAGAAGACAATGGATATGAATCACAGATCTACCATACTATCAGTATCAATAgcaatattaataatatttattgtatCGATGAGGATATATCAAGTATCAATCCCATCTCTTGCACATCCTGGTTTATACACaatcatatttctatattttcttgaatcaataatgttttttgaagatttatttatttatttatttgaaagagttaggccagcgccgtggctcacttggttaatcctccgcctgcggcatgcACCGGCAATCCTTATGGGCGCcggggttctagtcgcggttgctcctcttccagtccagctctctgctgtggcctaggagtgcagtggaggatggcccaggtgcttgggctgctgcacccacatgggagaccaggaagaagcacctggctgctggcttcggatcggcgcagcgccagccgtagtggccatttggggagtgaaccaacagaaagaagacctttctctcttttctctcactctcagtgtctataactctacctgtcaaataaataaataaataaaaagagctacacggagagaggagaggagaggagagggaggaaagaagagagagagagagagagagagatctaccatctgctggttcactcaccaactggctgctatggctggaactgcatcaatctgaagccaaagacctgggagcttcctccaggtctcccacattggttcaggggcccaaggacttgggctatctgctattgctttcccaggccatagcagagagctggatggaaagtggagcccatatgggatgctggcactgcaggcagcggctttacctgcagtgccatggtgccggccccagcagtaATGTTTTCACACTGATCCCCctttctgtaagctgggtgaggAAGTTGAGGTTTGTTTTCCTCAGCATCTGTTCCAGTCTGTAAGGATGTAGCTCCAACGTTTCCCAGCCATGGTCAGGTCTTCTTGTGTATTTCACCAGATCCCTGGTTCTACGAGGATCACAGAAAGATCAGGGATTACTGGATCACTTGGCAGCACAGGGCTCCACGCCTCCCTCTGGGGGACTCCCTTCTGATCTTACCATTTCTTAAAGCATTTTCCCCATCACCTCCTTCAGGTTCACCAGCAAGTTGTCTGCAGTGGTATTAAATTTTCACAAGGGACAAGAATATCTTTGATTTAAGGCtgcttgtgctttttaaaaaaacatgcctTGCTATTTTTTAAGAACTGGCTACAGGACAGAGGTTAAACAGAATGAGATGAATACCATCTCCAAAAGTAAATAATATCCCTTGGGTCACTGTTAGACACTGAGAGGTGGAGGTCTTCTGTCCAAACCTCAATACTGTCCTGAAAAGAAACCTGTAATGGGTAAGAAAACTGAGAACCAGAAAGGTAAGAAACTGGCCCAGTATTCACAACAACAGGTGACAGGGCCAGAACAAAACCCGCGTCTATCTGAGAAACCCATGCATGGCTGCCTGCTCGATGTCAGTGACAAGAAAGCGTGAGGCATTCGCTCCAATCTGAATGGATGTCAGATACTTCCTAGGGGTGGTTTGCGGTGGATCTTTCTGGTAGATCTCCCACAGACGATCTGGCAGGTTTTGCTCTTGAATCCTTTATGGGATTCACTTCAATCCAAGGAAGTCAtcagaaagtgtggaaagagaatgtCAGTCCACATGCTGTGACTACAAAAGGAGAAAGAGACGGAGGATTTATCGTGTGGTATTGACTGTGTCCGAATCGTACATCGCAGCCCCTGCCTTCTGATCAATGTTCTTCCTTTTGATTCGGAAACAGACCTTGCTTGATGATGCCACTGAGCTGTGGGGCATCCATGTGGCCCGAGTGGAAATCAAAGATGTCCGGATTCCTGTGCAGTTGCAGAGATCCATGGCGGCTGAGGCGGAGGCCACCCGGGAAGCCCGAGCCAAGGTTAGGACTGCCcagttggcggggggggggggggggggggatgagctGCTGGTGTGGGGTAGACAGGGATAGAGCTTGAAGGTCAGGGTTTTTCaattaattatgtttttatttatttgttttaatagaaaacttttatttaataaatataaatttcaaaagtacaacttttcaattatagcagtttttcccccataaccaccctcccacccccaaaccatcccacctactccctctcccatcccattcttcattaagattcatttttaattatctttatatacagaagatcagttctatactaagtaatgatttcaacaattggtacccacacagacacacaaagtataaagtactgtttgaagactagttttactgataattctcatagtacaacacattaaggacagaggtcctatgtggggagtaagtgcacttgttgatttaacaattgacactctttatttatgacgtcagtaatcacccaaggctcttgtcatgagctgccaaggctatggaagcctcttgagttcacaaactccgaccttatttagacaaggccataatcaaagtggaagttctctcctcccttcagaggaaggtacctccttttctgatggcctgttctttccactgggatctcactcacagagatctttcatgtaggccattttttttgacacagtgtcttggtgctccttgcctgaaatactctcatgggctttttagccatatctgaatggcctaagggctgattctgaggctagagtgatGTTTAGGGAATCTGttattccatgagtctgctgtgtatcccgcttcccatattggatctttctctcctttttaattctatcaattattattagcagacactggtcttatttatgtgatccctttgacacttaatcctatctttagcAATTATTTAgcaattaaagtttatttaattattcatatgttaattgaaaggcagagagagagagagagagagataaaagttttccatccactggttcactccccaactggccacaacagccaggactgggttaggatgaagctaggatccaggaccccaccttggtctcccatgtgagtgataggGACCCAACCACGTGAACTATCCCCTGCGGCCTCCCtgatgccattagcagggagctggaatggacaggagagccaggactcaaacccaagcactctgtaTGAGATGAGAGTGTCCGAAGTGgcagcttagtccactgtgccTCAATGTCAACTCCTtgcaattattattattgctattttttaatcagaaaagaTTTTTCTACCAGTGAAGTCTCCTGAAATTAAAAGTTATGAACAGTTTTGTATACCCCAGGGAAGCCTGGTATCAGGTCAAGAGGAGGCTCAGCACGTGTGGAGCCACTTAGCCATGTGTGGCCCAACTCCGGATGCACATCCAGAACACCAACTCCTAGACCTCACTCCAGAACAGGGAAGCAGAGTGTGGGGTGGGCTCAGGCTCCTACATTTGTATAAAGCTAATGATTGGGATGTAGCCAACTTGGTGTCTGTCTCTTGAGCATCATTGTGCTAGGATGTTAAATGCTACTGGATTTAAAAAGGTAATGCAATACAATTCATGTTAGGGTTAAAAATGTAAGTGCACCCTGGCCCTGAGAGTCCCTGAATGCATTGGTGCTGTAGCTGTCAAGTCCATGTGGATTGGTTTCCTGAAATATCAGCAACCTGCAGATTAGAACCCTTTGGGAAGCCCTTTTTGGAATCTCACTCGTGAGCTGATGAAGGTTTTTCTCTACCCCTATTTCTTACTCATATCTGGTTTGTCTGCTAGGTTCCAGCAGCTTCCCAGCGGGCACTTGGCAATGTTGCATGGGGATCACTTTCACACACAGGCAGGAAGCGCCCACCAATTGGGCAACCGGGTGCCAGCCGCAGGGTTGTTTGTGGGCAACCTGAGAACTATGAGGAGAGCAGAGTGCTTAAAAGATTTCCAGTGGGTGTTATCAGACTGGCACTCAGCACTAGCCATAAAGAGCCAGGAGAACTAGGAACAGCTCTGGCATTGTAAGAATTAGACTTTGTTGGCAACAGAATAAACAAAATCTCtcctgtgattaaaaaaaaaaaaacagacaaaaaaaatcagttagaAGCCTTCAATTTCAGACTTTTCTCAAAACTAATGCAGCGGTTAGGGAGGCTCCAGAGTGGTTCAAGAGCATTCCTGGGGTGGCTGGCCAGGAATCCTTGGATCCTTTGCATTAAAGATAGCACTTTTACTTCTGTTTGAAAATGAAATCCAGACGCTTATAATTTGTAAAAtatctctccctgcttcctgcaaTCTCCTTGCATTTCTCTGACCATGTAAGCATGTGAAACCCTGATCTTCGCCAAAGAAGCAGATAGCGCACTTGTGGCCAAGTTGGGGCACAGTTCCAGGAAAAGAAAGCTCCAGTCCCTGCTGTGAACGTGTGTTTCTGTCGTTTTAGGTCCTTGCAGCTGAGGGAGAGATGAATGCTTCCAAGTCTCTGAAGTCGGCCTCGATGGTGCTGGCTGAGTCCCCCGTAGCCCTCCAGCTGCGCTACCTACAGACCTTAACCACTGTAGCCACCGAGAAGAATTCCACCATTGtgttccctctgcccatgaaTATCCTGGAGGGCATTGGTGGCATCAGCTATGACAACAGCAAGAAGGTTCCCAGCTGAGCCTGAAGTCCTCTTGAGGGAGCTAGTCCCTCGCTTAGAGAGTTGTATCTGTTCCAAAATTTCAGCACTAGTGAAGCCACAGAAACTGTAGGCTTAGAAAACACTAGCAGGAGAAAGCTGTAGAGGCTACAAAAGAAACGAAGAAGTAAAACCGAGGGCTGTGTGTGACTTTTATTATTAATGATATGATCAACTTTGCAATATGCTTATATAGTTAACTACTAGCTGTCTCTGGCTCATTATCAGCAACTTTCTTGCAGTGGGAGAGGAAATACTGGGTGACTATGACTAAGATTTCCAAATTGCTTTTTAGGTGTTTCAAGAAGCATTCTaggtaaaatatataaagtaacaTTGGCctcacatatatattacattatttgcTTTCCAATCCCAAATAATTACTTGCTCAGTCTCCAATAGCTGCAACAAAATCCCACTGTGCTGaaaattatgatttattttgaagttaCATCGAAAGAGGCACGGAGGTTTCCAGCTGCAAATATGCCAGCATCCCCACAGAGGGAATTGATTTCTGCTCATGATCCCCACTGTTTTGTCACACAACCTGCTGGGAGTGTCAGCCAGTTCTCAGTTTTCCAGCATCTCAGTTGGGGGTGGGTCCAGAGGACAAGGCATAGTAAGGTGGCATACTCTGGGCAATTTATTGGCTTATGAAGGAGAATGTTTTTTAAAGGTCTCATTGGTTGAAACCGTAGGGAACAACACCCTGTGTAATTCCTGTCTTGATTCTGTTGTTGGTCCCAAGAGCCATAAGTATTGGAGGATTGCTTGTGAACTTTACCTCTATTCCTCAACACCTACTTGCCCTGCCCTAGCATCCAATAGCTTGTTAAAAATAAAGCATCCAAAGAATGTGAGTGCATTTAACATTTTGCTTTGTTGGAGTCCTATAGTGTTCATGACTCCAAATGTATGCAAATATGTCCATGTGTGTGAACATGGTCTCCACACCTCTCACACTCCCTTCCTCGCCCCTCCCATAAAATCACACCTGCTTCACATGCCCCCATCTCTGCTCACATCACCTCCATGTCCTCTGCTCACACACCTGCTGTCTGCACACAGGCATTAGCTACATAAGCAGGCAGTATGGGAATCACACTAAACCCttgattttgttatttgttttttccaTTGAAACCCTATCACTTTTGGACAACCCACAGCTTACAGATTTTGTAGTAGATTCTACTGATTCTATGGCCCTAGCACTAATTTTTAACCTACTGAGATACATATTTTTTCCTTAAGGGCTGCTAAGTACCTGTATTTGAATGGAATTAGATACTTAGATGCATAAGCATAAATCCAAGACAGGTCAACTACAGCCACAATCTGAGTTTGTGAGGTCATGTCACTTAGACAGTTACTGGAACTCTCTCTACTTAGAACAATGGCACAGATTTCATCCAGACTGGAACACTTCTGGCTCtggcagccacctgaggagtccCTGCTGGTACAAGGGGGTGTTGCTGGCCTattgcaaatatcttttcttaGCTTTATTTTGCAAATCTACAGTtaatacatttttgtttgtttcagtaaTTTACATTATAAGATGTAAATCTTTTCAGGCAATGCACAGCAAA
The DNA window shown above is from Oryctolagus cuniculus chromosome 9, mOryCun1.1, whole genome shotgun sequence and carries:
- the STOML3 gene encoding stomatin-like protein 3; the protein is MDSGVSSPEKQDKENLVGINSKRLGVCGWILLTLSFLLMIITFPISIWMCLKIIKEYERAVVFRLGRIQADKAKGPGLILILPCIDVFVKVDLRTVTCNIPPQEILTRDSVTTQVDGVVYYRIYSAVSAVANVNDVHQATFLLAQTTLRNVLGTQTLSQILSGREEIAHSIQTLLDDATELWGIHVARVEIKDVRIPVQLQRSMAAEAEATREARAKVLAAEGEMNASKSLKSASMVLAESPVALQLRYLQTLTTVATEKNSTIVFPLPMNILEGIGGISYDNSKKVPS